The following coding sequences are from one Desulfosporosinus orientis DSM 765 window:
- the accC gene encoding acetyl-CoA carboxylase biotin carboxylase subunit, producing the protein MFKKILIANRGEIALRIIRACRELDIETVAVFSEGDREALHVKAADEAVCIGPVASARSYLNIPNIISAAELTGVDAIHPGYGFLSENARFSEICESCNISFIGPSPKVIETMGDKAMARKTMISGGVPVVPGSKDIITDEKTAEKVAEEIGYPVLIKASAGGGGKGMRVAQNAKELHKSILAAQNEAQASFGNAEVYLEKYVEEPRHIEIQILGDNYGNVVHLGERDCSLQRRHQKLLEESPSSAINPELRDRMGAVAVQAAKSANYSNAGTIEFLLDRHGNFYFIEMNTRIQVEHPVTEMVTSLDLVKEQIRLAAGEPLGYTQEDIQMRGWAIECRINAEDPDKNFMPSPGLINIYHAPGGPGVRVDSAVYQGYTVSPYYDSMLGKLIVWGATRQEAITRMKRALEEYVIDGIHTTIPFHLKVLDNAFYQRGEVYTNFIQRRILGE; encoded by the coding sequence ATGTTCAAAAAAATCCTGATTGCGAATCGTGGGGAGATTGCCTTACGCATCATTCGAGCCTGTCGAGAGCTTGATATTGAAACAGTCGCTGTTTTTTCTGAGGGAGATAGGGAAGCGTTGCATGTAAAAGCAGCGGATGAAGCAGTATGCATTGGCCCCGTGGCAAGTGCCAGGAGTTACCTCAATATTCCCAATATCATTAGTGCTGCAGAATTAACGGGGGTTGACGCTATTCACCCCGGATATGGTTTCTTATCGGAAAATGCCCGTTTCTCGGAGATCTGTGAATCTTGTAATATCTCATTCATAGGGCCATCCCCAAAAGTTATTGAAACTATGGGAGATAAAGCTATGGCTCGGAAGACCATGATTTCAGGCGGTGTTCCCGTTGTCCCCGGTTCGAAAGATATTATAACAGATGAAAAAACGGCTGAGAAAGTTGCCGAAGAGATTGGCTATCCGGTATTAATAAAAGCGTCCGCCGGCGGCGGAGGTAAGGGCATGCGGGTTGCTCAAAATGCCAAAGAGCTGCATAAATCCATTCTGGCTGCTCAGAACGAGGCTCAGGCTTCGTTTGGCAATGCTGAGGTTTATCTGGAAAAGTACGTGGAAGAACCTAGACATATTGAAATTCAAATATTAGGCGATAATTATGGGAATGTGGTTCATTTGGGTGAGCGTGACTGTTCCTTGCAGCGCCGTCATCAAAAGCTTCTTGAGGAATCTCCTTCAAGTGCCATTAATCCGGAGTTGAGAGACAGAATGGGAGCTGTTGCAGTTCAAGCAGCTAAATCAGCAAACTATTCTAATGCCGGTACAATTGAGTTCTTGCTGGACCGTCATGGAAATTTCTATTTTATTGAAATGAACACCCGCATCCAGGTAGAGCATCCTGTCACAGAAATGGTAACCAGCCTTGATTTGGTCAAGGAGCAAATCCGTTTAGCGGCAGGGGAACCTTTAGGCTACACACAAGAAGATATTCAGATGAGGGGCTGGGCTATTGAGTGCAGAATCAATGCGGAAGACCCGGATAAAAACTTTATGCCTTCACCAGGGCTGATCAATATTTATCATGCTCCCGGGGGACCGGGCGTACGGGTCGATAGTGCTGTCTACCAAGGATACACGGTGTCCCCATATTATGATTCAATGTTGGGTAAATTGATTGTTTGGGGAGCTACGAGACAAGAGGCTATTACCCGTATGAAGAGAGCCCTTGAAGAATATGTTATTGATGGGATTCATACTACCATTCCCTTCCATTTAAAGGTGCTGGATAATGCTTTCTATCAGCGCGGAGAAGTCTATACAAACTTCATTCAGCGCCGTATCTTAGGAGAATAA
- a CDS encoding stage III sporulation protein AF: MQTLTTLVRNLALILLLATFLEMLLPNKSMRGFVQMVMGLFVISAVLAPITVFLHTPLSLEVPAWSASTPRDLPAIAVEGQGQKIARDAVQEQYRQILANQIKGLALGTSGVADADVDVAFEDGSGGLTDQPKINEIKVILKPAQDTIQSIQPIIIGKSENTAAQQSPKTEEVRERIATFMSIAKEKVTVEES; encoded by the coding sequence GTGCAAACGCTGACAACACTTGTACGTAATTTAGCCTTAATATTATTGCTGGCTACCTTTCTGGAGATGCTGCTTCCTAACAAATCCATGCGCGGCTTTGTTCAGATGGTCATGGGGTTATTTGTAATATCCGCAGTTCTTGCTCCGATTACTGTATTCCTGCATACTCCCTTATCCTTGGAGGTTCCTGCTTGGAGCGCCTCAACACCCCGGGATTTGCCCGCTATTGCGGTGGAAGGACAGGGGCAGAAAATTGCCCGTGATGCCGTTCAAGAGCAATATCGTCAAATTCTCGCCAACCAAATCAAAGGATTAGCTTTGGGTACTTCAGGAGTTGCAGATGCCGATGTGGATGTTGCCTTTGAAGACGGATCAGGAGGATTAACGGATCAGCCCAAAATCAACGAGATAAAGGTGATTTTGAAACCCGCTCAAGACACTATCCAGTCAATTCAGCCCATTATCATCGGCAAATCAGAGAATACGGCTGCTCAGCAATCTCCAAAGACTGAAGAGGTGAGAGAACGAATTGCAACGTTCATGAGCATCGCTAAAGAGAAAGTCACTGTTGAAGAAAGCTAG
- the nusB gene encoding transcription antitermination factor NusB gives MSRRLARETALQVLFQRDLTKEPLATAEEVQRWAEEFVIPESSRDFALELVDGTIAHQKEIDETISVCAQDWAISRMANVDRNVMRLATYEILYRSDIPGRVSLNEAIELAKRFGGEESAKFVNGILDRIVEKAMKTEERGSESPTKPVVD, from the coding sequence TTGAGTCGAAGACTAGCCCGTGAAACTGCATTACAAGTGCTTTTTCAAAGGGACCTGACGAAAGAACCATTGGCCACGGCAGAAGAAGTTCAACGTTGGGCAGAAGAGTTTGTAATACCAGAGTCCAGCAGGGACTTTGCCTTGGAGCTTGTAGATGGTACCATAGCCCATCAAAAAGAAATTGACGAAACAATTTCGGTATGTGCTCAGGATTGGGCAATCAGCCGGATGGCAAATGTTGATCGAAATGTCATGCGACTAGCTACCTATGAGATTCTTTATCGCTCCGATATTCCGGGGCGAGTAAGTCTAAACGAGGCTATTGAATTAGCAAAGCGCTTTGGAGGAGAAGAGTCCGCTAAGTTCGTCAACGGAATTCTGGATCGAATTGTAGAGAAAGCTATGAAAACTGAGGAAAGGGGCAGTGAATCGCCCACAAAACCCGTAGTTGATTGA
- the accB gene encoding acetyl-CoA carboxylase biotin carboxyl carrier protein has translation MRPVKITDTTLRDAHQSLWATRMRTEDMLPILTELDEAGFFSLEVWGGATFDVCLRFLGEDPWVRLRQIKSRVKKTPLQMLLRAQSLVGYQHYPDDVVREFVKLSVKNGIDIIRIFDALNDVRNMVVPMEAAKKAGAHVQASVVYTISPVHTTKHYLETATALAELGADSICIKDMAGLLTPLKAYELVSLLKKELGIMVHLHSHYIGGMAVGTYLKAAEAGVDVVDTASVPLAFGASQPPVETVVRAFQETDFDSGISLRKLFHIAKYFESLRKSRGFERGITRISDMRVFEHQVPGGMISNLVSQLEEQGALDRIHDVLEEIPKVRAELGYPPLVTPTSQIVGTQAVLNVLSGARYKLVPGEVKGYVRGLYGRPPASIDLEIQKKIIGDDEPMSVRPADLLDPGMAKAKQDSLNLAQSEEDVVSYALFPQIAKKFFEEREKGIITREETQDRKAKKDIKETLTGLLSKEDSKLNLQEIKELIQIIDETEISELNLESDGVKIAIRKGTGVPAGIPVVSVPRQDAVPAVSAAAPVPPSVEVPVKTQEPVFNENTETITSPMVGTFYAAQSPEADPYVKVGQVIEVGQPVCIVEAMKLMNEIESEVAGKVLQILVENGQPVEYGQPLFVIEK, from the coding sequence TTGAGACCGGTCAAAATTACGGATACGACTTTGAGGGATGCTCACCAAAGCCTTTGGGCAACTCGGATGCGTACAGAAGACATGCTGCCGATTCTAACAGAGCTGGATGAGGCAGGGTTTTTCTCTCTGGAAGTATGGGGAGGAGCAACCTTTGATGTGTGTTTGCGCTTTTTAGGCGAAGACCCTTGGGTACGTTTGAGGCAGATTAAAAGTCGGGTGAAAAAAACTCCTTTGCAGATGTTGTTAAGGGCCCAGTCATTAGTTGGGTATCAGCATTACCCGGATGATGTTGTGCGAGAATTTGTGAAACTGAGCGTTAAAAATGGAATTGACATCATTCGAATATTCGATGCCTTAAATGATGTTCGAAATATGGTAGTTCCTATGGAGGCAGCTAAGAAAGCAGGAGCTCATGTTCAAGCATCTGTTGTTTATACCATTAGTCCGGTTCACACAACAAAGCATTATTTGGAAACAGCCACAGCATTGGCTGAACTTGGTGCAGATTCCATATGTATTAAAGATATGGCAGGTCTGCTTACTCCCTTGAAAGCTTATGAATTGGTGTCTTTGTTGAAAAAAGAACTAGGAATCATGGTTCATTTACACAGCCATTATATCGGCGGAATGGCAGTAGGTACTTACTTAAAAGCTGCAGAAGCAGGTGTGGATGTTGTAGATACGGCTAGCGTTCCCTTAGCCTTTGGTGCAAGTCAGCCACCAGTTGAAACTGTTGTCCGGGCATTCCAAGAGACCGATTTTGATTCAGGAATTAGTTTGCGAAAACTCTTCCATATTGCCAAGTATTTTGAATCATTGCGTAAAAGCCGTGGCTTTGAGCGCGGTATTACTCGCATCTCTGATATGAGGGTATTCGAACACCAGGTCCCGGGAGGCATGATCTCCAATCTGGTATCCCAGTTGGAAGAGCAAGGAGCATTGGACCGTATTCATGATGTTTTAGAGGAAATTCCCAAAGTGCGTGCTGAATTAGGATATCCGCCTTTGGTAACTCCAACGAGTCAAATTGTTGGAACGCAAGCTGTATTAAATGTTTTGAGCGGGGCAAGATATAAGTTAGTGCCTGGAGAAGTTAAGGGATATGTTCGTGGGCTTTATGGCCGGCCACCAGCTTCTATTGACTTAGAGATTCAAAAGAAAATCATTGGTGATGATGAGCCAATGTCGGTCAGACCGGCAGATCTTCTCGATCCTGGTATGGCTAAAGCCAAACAAGATAGTCTTAACTTAGCCCAATCGGAAGAAGATGTCGTCAGCTATGCACTTTTTCCGCAAATAGCAAAGAAGTTTTTTGAAGAGCGGGAGAAGGGCATTATCACAAGAGAAGAAACCCAAGACCGAAAGGCAAAAAAAGATATAAAAGAAACACTTACTGGACTGTTATCTAAGGAGGATTCAAAATTGAATTTACAAGAAATCAAGGAACTCATTCAAATTATAGACGAAACGGAAATTAGTGAATTAAATCTTGAAAGTGATGGCGTGAAAATCGCAATTCGTAAAGGTACGGGTGTTCCGGCCGGCATTCCGGTAGTGTCTGTTCCTCGCCAAGACGCTGTCCCGGCAGTGAGCGCAGCAGCACCTGTTCCTCCCAGTGTTGAAGTCCCGGTCAAAACACAGGAACCTGTTTTTAATGAGAACACGGAGACTATAACCTCTCCTATGGTTGGGACGTTCTATGCTGCACAATCTCCAGAAGCAGATCCCTATGTCAAAGTAGGACAGGTGATTGAGGTAGGTCAACCGGTCTGTATCGTCGAAGCTATGAAGCTAATGAACGAAATCGAATCAGAAGTCGCCGGAAAAGTCCTTCAAATTCTTGTAGAAAACGGTCAGCCAGTAGAATATGGACAACCGCTGTTCGTCATTGAAAAATAA
- the amaP gene encoding alkaline shock response membrane anchor protein AmaP: protein MFAYVLGFLLILAALCILAIATGWGLPYFIIAQGLSWLKINSWESTLVSGVLLVLGLLCFLRPRAGSEYSFRTALKGGEVRISQDALQDIIARSAKGLSGVAEVKSSLRQVEAGLEINVMCQFEQGVIIPQISGEILTKVKEDVELYTGIRVAEVKVLVRLLEKGRSVRVR from the coding sequence ATGTTTGCCTATGTTTTAGGATTCCTTCTAATTCTGGCGGCTCTTTGTATTTTGGCTATTGCCACTGGATGGGGGCTTCCTTATTTCATCATAGCTCAGGGGCTAAGCTGGTTAAAAATAAATTCTTGGGAAAGTACACTAGTGTCTGGGGTTTTGCTTGTGTTAGGATTATTGTGTTTTCTTCGTCCCCGTGCCGGCTCGGAGTATTCCTTCCGCACCGCTTTAAAGGGAGGAGAGGTACGAATATCTCAAGATGCTTTGCAGGATATTATTGCCCGCAGTGCTAAAGGACTGTCCGGGGTAGCAGAAGTGAAGTCCAGTCTCCGACAGGTTGAAGCTGGTTTGGAGATTAATGTAATGTGTCAGTTTGAGCAAGGAGTTATCATACCTCAGATATCCGGAGAAATACTGACTAAGGTTAAAGAGGATGTGGAACTCTATACTGGAATAAGAGTAGCTGAGGTGAAAGTGCTGGTGCGTCTTTTGGAAAAAGGCCGCTCAGTACGTGTCCGATGA
- a CDS encoding bifunctional 5,10-methylenetetrahydrofolate dehydrogenase/5,10-methenyltetrahydrofolate cyclohydrolase — MAQLLDGKAVSKIMKEEIREEIAQWKEKGVQPKLAVILVGDDPASVVYARSKQKVCEGIGMAFELFTMPGSTPEADILAKIESLNNDQNVHGIMIELPLPKGISKEKVMAAVRPEKDVDGVHPINRGYILSGEEGLFPATPQSCIELLLRSGVEIAGKHVVIVGRGETVGKPLVFLILKHNATVTICHSKTPDLGAHTRQADILIAAVGRAKLIKKDMVKAGAIVVDAGINEIPEGICGDVDFEAVQEVADRISPVPGGVGSLTTALIMRNVLKGIVLQGGTR, encoded by the coding sequence TTGGCACAATTATTGGATGGTAAAGCAGTATCGAAAATAATGAAAGAAGAAATTCGCGAGGAAATTGCACAATGGAAAGAAAAGGGAGTGCAGCCCAAACTTGCGGTTATATTGGTTGGAGATGACCCGGCATCCGTTGTCTATGCCCGATCCAAGCAGAAAGTGTGTGAAGGAATCGGCATGGCTTTTGAACTTTTCACTATGCCTGGTTCAACACCGGAAGCCGATATTCTGGCAAAAATCGAAAGTCTTAACAATGATCAAAATGTCCACGGCATTATGATCGAGCTGCCGCTTCCTAAAGGAATTTCCAAGGAAAAAGTTATGGCTGCAGTACGTCCGGAAAAAGATGTGGACGGAGTTCATCCAATCAACCGTGGCTATATCTTAAGCGGTGAAGAAGGACTTTTCCCGGCCACCCCGCAAAGCTGTATTGAGCTGCTTCTGCGCTCCGGAGTGGAAATTGCCGGCAAACATGTGGTTATTGTAGGCCGTGGAGAAACCGTCGGTAAACCTCTTGTTTTCCTCATTCTCAAGCACAATGCTACGGTGACAATTTGTCACTCCAAAACACCTGATTTAGGAGCTCATACCCGTCAGGCTGATATTTTGATCGCTGCTGTTGGCCGTGCTAAGCTGATTAAAAAAGATATGGTCAAAGCCGGTGCCATTGTTGTCGATGCCGGCATCAACGAAATCCCTGAAGGAATCTGCGGAGATGTTGATTTTGAAGCTGTTCAAGAGGTTGCTGATCGAATCTCTCCAGTTCCAGGTGGTGTTGGTTCCCTAACCACTGCCTTAATTATGCGCAATGTTCTGAAGGGAATCGTCCTGCAAGGAGGTACTCGTTAA
- the gltA gene encoding NADPH-dependent glutamate synthase, with protein MADNVESTKKVKIPRHEMPCQEPEVRAHNFEEVALGYSEETAIEEAKRCLQCKKPKCVTGCPVEVLIPEFIHKIAEGDFQEAVNVLKVKNSLPAVCGRVCPQENQCESKCILGIKGESVAIGRLERFVADYGMKTGKSEFTKPEASGKRVAIIGAGPAGLACAGDLAKAGHTVTVFEALHVAGGVLMYGIPQFRLPKEIVQTEIDTLKAMGVEILTNQVVGKVTSVDELMENGYDAAFIGTGAGLPYFMNIPGENLNGVYSANEFLTRTNLMKGYRFPEYATPVKVGKNVAVLGAGNVAMDSARTALRLGAENVYIIYRRSRDEMPARKEELEHAEEEGIQFRLLTNPVSIEGDERGWVKSLTCLRYELGEPDASGRRSPIPIKGSEFEIPMDTVVVAIGQGPNPLVTTSTPGLELNKRGNIVADPDTLMTSKPGVFAGGDIVTGAATVILAMGAGKKAAAGIDQYLKGK; from the coding sequence ATGGCAGATAACGTTGAAAGCACAAAAAAAGTAAAAATCCCTCGTCATGAAATGCCTTGCCAAGAACCAGAGGTAAGAGCACATAATTTTGAAGAAGTTGCTTTGGGCTATTCGGAAGAAACAGCCATCGAAGAAGCAAAGCGTTGTTTACAATGTAAGAAGCCTAAATGTGTGACAGGGTGTCCTGTTGAAGTTCTTATTCCGGAGTTTATTCATAAAATCGCTGAGGGGGATTTCCAAGAAGCCGTTAATGTCTTGAAAGTCAAGAACTCTTTGCCGGCAGTCTGCGGCCGGGTTTGCCCTCAAGAAAACCAATGTGAAAGTAAATGTATTCTGGGAATTAAAGGTGAGTCTGTCGCAATCGGCCGTTTAGAGCGTTTTGTCGCGGATTACGGCATGAAGACAGGCAAGTCTGAATTTACGAAACCTGAAGCAAGCGGTAAGCGTGTTGCTATTATTGGAGCAGGTCCTGCTGGTTTAGCTTGCGCCGGTGACTTGGCGAAAGCAGGGCATACTGTAACTGTTTTTGAAGCCTTGCATGTAGCCGGCGGAGTATTAATGTATGGAATTCCTCAATTCCGTCTGCCAAAAGAAATCGTGCAAACGGAAATCGATACCCTCAAAGCCATGGGTGTAGAGATTCTTACCAATCAAGTGGTTGGTAAGGTTACCTCGGTTGATGAACTCATGGAAAACGGCTATGATGCCGCATTTATCGGAACTGGTGCAGGACTTCCTTACTTCATGAATATTCCCGGGGAAAACTTGAATGGGGTTTATTCAGCTAATGAGTTTTTGACCCGGACAAACTTAATGAAGGGTTATCGCTTCCCTGAGTATGCAACTCCCGTAAAAGTCGGGAAAAATGTTGCGGTTCTAGGCGCAGGTAATGTTGCTATGGACTCTGCACGTACGGCCTTGCGCTTAGGCGCTGAGAATGTCTACATTATTTACCGTCGTTCTCGCGATGAGATGCCGGCTCGTAAAGAAGAATTGGAACATGCCGAAGAAGAAGGCATTCAATTCCGTTTATTAACCAACCCTGTCTCTATTGAAGGTGATGAGCGTGGTTGGGTAAAAAGCCTTACCTGCCTGCGCTATGAGTTAGGGGAACCCGATGCTTCAGGACGACGTTCTCCTATTCCTATTAAAGGTTCTGAATTTGAAATTCCCATGGACACAGTTGTAGTAGCTATCGGGCAAGGTCCTAATCCGCTGGTGACCACATCAACTCCTGGATTAGAACTCAACAAGCGAGGAAATATTGTCGCAGATCCAGACACTTTAATGACTTCCAAACCCGGTGTTTTTGCCGGCGGTGATATTGTTACAGGTGCTGCAACGGTTATTTTAGCGATGGGAGCTGGCAAGAAGGCTGCGGCCGGTATTGATCAGTATCTTAAAGGAAAATAA
- a CDS encoding response regulator, translated as MKKSKILIADDASFMRLMISQILARQGLTNIIEAEDGRQAVEKFKSHKPDLTLMDITMPGLDGFAALAEILKINPLAKVVMCSAVANENIVKTALQAGASGFVAKPFRPDELLGVVSKQLS; from the coding sequence CTGAAGAAGAGCAAAATTCTTATTGCTGATGACGCGAGTTTCATGCGCTTGATGATTAGTCAGATTCTTGCTCGGCAGGGTTTAACAAACATTATAGAGGCTGAAGACGGCCGTCAGGCTGTGGAAAAGTTTAAAAGCCATAAGCCGGACCTGACACTTATGGATATTACAATGCCGGGACTGGATGGATTTGCTGCACTGGCAGAAATTTTGAAGATTAATCCCTTAGCGAAAGTCGTTATGTGCAGTGCCGTTGCCAATGAAAACATTGTTAAAACAGCCTTGCAGGCGGGGGCATCCGGTTTTGTGGCTAAACCCTTTCGGCCTGATGAACTGTTGGGTGTTGTAAGCAAACAGTTGAGTTAA
- a CDS encoding sulfide/dihydroorotate dehydrogenase-like FAD/NAD-binding protein has translation MYQVIKKRLLAAGIALLEVNAPAVAAKVEPGQFVIVRVDEQSERIPLTVMDFDREKGTITIVVQDVGYSSAIITGMNEGDSFQDFVGPLGVASEIENYGTVVCIGGGLGIAPVHPIARALKEAGNHVISVLGARSADLMILEDEMRAVSNEVVVATNDGSQGVKGFVTDGLAEVLKQGHDVKVIWAIGPMIMMKAVVEYTRPLGIKTIVSMNPIMVDGTGMCGACRISVGNETKFACVDGPEFDGHLVDFDLAMKRLAYYKDEENRAKARLECNHEGGHH, from the coding sequence ATGTACCAGGTCATTAAAAAAAGATTGTTGGCAGCCGGCATTGCTTTGCTGGAAGTCAATGCACCAGCCGTGGCCGCTAAAGTCGAGCCAGGGCAATTTGTAATTGTCCGTGTTGACGAGCAAAGTGAGCGCATTCCGCTGACTGTAATGGATTTTGATCGTGAAAAAGGTACTATCACGATTGTTGTTCAAGATGTAGGCTATTCATCAGCCATTATTACCGGTATGAATGAAGGAGACTCCTTCCAGGATTTTGTCGGTCCTTTGGGAGTTGCTTCGGAAATTGAAAACTATGGTACTGTCGTATGCATTGGCGGTGGTTTAGGTATCGCTCCTGTACACCCAATTGCCCGGGCTTTAAAGGAAGCTGGAAATCATGTGATTTCAGTTTTAGGTGCCAGAAGTGCCGACCTGATGATTCTGGAAGATGAAATGCGTGCCGTCAGCAATGAAGTTGTCGTTGCTACTAACGATGGCAGCCAGGGAGTTAAAGGATTTGTAACCGACGGACTGGCAGAAGTTCTCAAACAGGGACATGATGTTAAGGTGATTTGGGCTATCGGGCCTATGATCATGATGAAAGCGGTTGTTGAGTATACTCGTCCCTTAGGGATTAAAACCATTGTCAGCATGAATCCCATCATGGTTGACGGAACAGGTATGTGCGGAGCTTGCCGGATCAGCGTTGGCAACGAAACGAAGTTTGCCTGTGTCGATGGACCGGAATTTGATGGGCATCTGGTAGATTTTGATTTGGCTATGAAACGTCTAGCCTATTACAAAGATGAAGAAAACCGGGCCAAAGCGCGTCTGGAATGCAACCATGAAGGAGGGCATCACTAA
- a CDS encoding DUF2273 domain-containing protein has translation MSGFWSKAGEKLSQFLIWSLDSHPGKLVGTTIGFILGLLFVTLGFWRTLVLSLFVLLGFLLGKRQDDHQDISSWLERMFNKF, from the coding sequence ATGAGTGGCTTTTGGTCTAAAGCCGGAGAGAAACTGTCACAATTTTTAATTTGGTCTTTGGACAGTCATCCGGGTAAGCTAGTGGGAACAACCATCGGTTTTATCTTGGGGCTTTTATTTGTGACCTTGGGCTTTTGGCGGACCTTAGTATTGTCGCTGTTCGTTTTGTTGGGATTTCTCCTGGGTAAGCGGCAAGATGACCATCAGGATATTTCTTCCTGGCTGGAAAGAATGTTTAATAAGTTTTAA
- a CDS encoding stage III sporulation protein AH, with the protein MDWIKKISSEKMLVGLVSLIAIGMSFIYLGKGTGESAQSIQTKSAVTAPAGSTTKIGLLEKELESKLQTNILMMEGVGKVQVSVNFLTGIKHEYVRNNNVTKRTNKESDKTGGTRETTEITEDNQVVIPSGSTQPVIAMEDRPEIGGVLVIAEGARDPKVREAIHTAVQTLLNIPSARITVVPMGGTYD; encoded by the coding sequence ATGGATTGGATTAAAAAAATATCATCGGAGAAAATGTTAGTAGGGTTAGTATCACTTATTGCCATAGGGATGTCTTTTATTTATCTTGGTAAAGGGACAGGAGAATCTGCTCAGAGTATACAAACTAAGTCAGCGGTCACAGCTCCCGCTGGTTCGACTACTAAAATTGGTTTACTAGAAAAGGAGTTAGAGAGCAAGCTACAAACGAATATTTTAATGATGGAAGGGGTCGGCAAAGTTCAAGTTTCCGTCAACTTTTTAACGGGGATCAAACACGAATATGTTCGTAATAACAATGTAACGAAAAGAACCAATAAAGAGTCGGACAAAACAGGAGGAACCCGTGAGACCACTGAAATAACTGAGGATAATCAAGTAGTGATTCCCAGTGGATCAACTCAACCGGTCATAGCCATGGAAGATCGACCCGAGATTGGTGGGGTGTTAGTCATTGCTGAAGGTGCGCGGGACCCGAAGGTAAGAGAAGCCATCCATACAGCTGTACAGACTTTGTTGAATATTCCCAGTGCCAGAATAACGGTGGTGCCCATGGGTGGAACCTATGATTAA
- a CDS encoding SpoIIIAH-like family protein: MVTLFMIIGIKLISHEPHAFLTEQASLPVNASFVDHTIQFEVETLKPDDSGENYFVNYRLKREQFRQESKAMLAELLNSSIEKNKAQAQEQWLELNSKIQQEEEIENLLKIKGFKDAVVDVFPEHVTVIVYAKSLTPHEVSIIQDIVVRVTKVRLDKIAVSAKK; this comes from the coding sequence TTGGTCACACTATTCATGATAATAGGGATTAAACTTATAAGCCATGAACCCCATGCGTTTCTGACGGAGCAGGCAAGTTTACCTGTTAATGCTTCCTTTGTGGATCACACCATTCAATTTGAAGTTGAGACCCTTAAGCCGGATGATTCTGGGGAAAACTACTTTGTAAATTATCGTTTAAAGCGTGAACAGTTCCGTCAGGAGTCTAAAGCCATGCTTGCAGAGCTTCTCAATTCATCAATAGAAAAGAACAAGGCTCAAGCACAAGAACAATGGCTGGAGTTGAACTCAAAAATCCAACAAGAAGAAGAAATCGAAAATCTTCTAAAGATCAAAGGCTTTAAGGATGCAGTAGTTGATGTTTTTCCCGAACATGTTACAGTGATTGTCTATGCCAAAAGTCTTACTCCTCATGAAGTGAGTATTATTCAAGATATTGTGGTTCGAGTAACAAAGGTTCGTTTAGATAAGATAGCAGTATCTGCTAAAAAATAG
- a CDS encoding Asp23/Gls24 family envelope stress response protein, translating to MESLGTENSLGSIRIADEVVEVIAGLAASEVEGVVGMSGGLVGDLANMLARNKNLSKGVKVEVGEHEVAVDLFIVVEYGVSIPDVALSVQEAVKEGIESMTGLKVVEANVHVQGVNFKPLPEAKEEDLRLK from the coding sequence ATGGAAAGTTTGGGAACAGAAAATTCCCTTGGGTCCATTAGAATTGCTGATGAGGTAGTTGAAGTTATCGCAGGATTGGCTGCTTCTGAGGTTGAGGGTGTCGTGGGCATGAGCGGGGGTCTGGTTGGAGATCTTGCCAACATGTTGGCGAGAAACAAAAACTTATCTAAAGGTGTTAAGGTTGAAGTCGGAGAACATGAGGTTGCCGTCGACTTGTTTATCGTTGTCGAGTATGGAGTCTCCATTCCCGATGTAGCTCTTAGTGTACAAGAAGCTGTCAAAGAGGGCATCGAAAGTATGACGGGGCTGAAAGTTGTTGAAGCCAATGTACATGTACAAGGAGTTAATTTTAAACCCCTGCCGGAAGCCAAAGAAGAAGACTTACGTCTGAAGTAA